One window of Candidatus Binatus sp. genomic DNA carries:
- a CDS encoding class I SAM-dependent rRNA methyltransferase yields the protein MAGAVSAPIARAVLKRGREGPVRGGNPWIFSQAIDRIEPPSIEAGAPVTVHDASGVLLGMGYCNPATTIAIRMLAWGEAPAIEELVARRLGGALELRRRFIRDDTNSYRLVNGDGDGLSGVVVDRFGEVLVVQILTAGADRMRATIVAALNDLLHPRSIIERSHGAVRKQEGLDDYAAVLAGEPVTGTIAAENGIKIKLDFDHGQKTGYFLDQRDNRAKAGGIASGARVLDAFCYQGGFSLAAIAGGAARVVAVDTSARALEIARQNLELNEYPAGAVEFVHGEAGKFMAETAERFDLIVLDPPPLARSRGDAERAGRLYVELNSVAMRALAPGGRLMTFSCSTHFRAEDFVRAVRFSASNAGRNLRLIAHLGPGPDHPVLLGHAEGEYLTGLLLSDL from the coding sequence ATGGCCGGCGCGGTGAGCGCGCCAATCGCGCGCGCAGTCCTCAAGCGCGGCAGGGAAGGACCGGTCCGCGGCGGCAATCCGTGGATCTTCTCGCAAGCGATCGATCGGATCGAACCGCCGTCGATCGAAGCCGGCGCTCCCGTCACCGTGCACGACGCATCGGGCGTGCTGCTCGGCATGGGTTACTGCAACCCCGCGACCACGATCGCAATCCGGATGCTTGCGTGGGGAGAGGCGCCCGCAATCGAAGAACTGGTTGCGCGCCGGCTCGGTGGCGCGCTCGAACTCCGCCGCCGTTTCATCCGCGACGATACGAATTCGTACCGCCTCGTCAACGGTGACGGCGACGGGCTGTCAGGCGTGGTCGTCGATCGATTCGGCGAGGTTCTGGTGGTGCAAATTCTGACCGCCGGCGCGGATCGGATGCGCGCGACGATTGTCGCCGCGCTGAACGATCTGCTTCATCCGCGCTCGATCATCGAACGAAGCCACGGCGCGGTGAGAAAGCAGGAAGGCCTCGACGACTACGCTGCGGTTTTAGCCGGCGAACCCGTGACCGGGACGATCGCGGCCGAGAACGGAATTAAAATCAAGCTGGATTTCGATCACGGGCAGAAGACCGGCTACTTTTTGGATCAACGCGACAACCGCGCGAAGGCGGGCGGGATCGCGTCGGGTGCGCGGGTGCTCGACGCCTTCTGCTACCAGGGTGGATTCTCGCTGGCGGCGATTGCGGGCGGCGCCGCGCGGGTCGTCGCCGTCGATACGTCAGCGCGGGCGCTGGAAATCGCGCGGCAAAATCTGGAACTGAACGAGTACCCCGCCGGCGCCGTCGAGTTCGTTCACGGCGAAGCCGGCAAGTTCATGGCTGAGACGGCGGAGCGCTTCGATCTGATCGTGCTGGATCCGCCGCCGCTGGCGCGCAGCCGAGGCGATGCGGAGCGCGCGGGGCGGCTATACGTGGAACTCAACTCGGTTGCGATGAGGGCGCTGGCGCCGGGCGGGCGTCTGATGACGTTTTCATGCTCGACGCATTTCCGCGCCGAGGATTTCGTCCGCGCCGTACGATTTTCCGCGTCCAACGCTGGCCGCAATCTTCGCTTGATTGCGCATCTGGGCCCCGGCCCGGACCATCCTGTGCTGCTCGGTCACGCGGAGGGCGAGTACCTGACGGGCCTGTTGCTGTCGGATCTGTAA
- a CDS encoding WD40/YVTN/BNR-like repeat-containing protein: MERNLHAYSLIKTLFVLVALATAACHREVALPPLPLRNITLTDKFFDVWPTSPTRAFVVGDRGKVLLTEDGGRHFKRIDIGTQLGVFGIQMADDQNGYLCGQDGLVMRTRDGGKRWERLNSRTHLFIFGLSFPDAMHGFFVGDRALVLSTTNGGESFIKRQLQRLFPEALADYALPYEEPVLYSASFLDDDHGWVVGELGRIWATENGGKSWQEQQQPLVAQWKRPLGPGDDPRFADFILPTFFSVSFRDQKHGAACGLEGWVVQTDDGGKSWRFAHQAAKPGAAPDTLVAGALQIPARDPLFSIDLYAGDQGITTGLTGTVLRLQPNGAWAHDPSVPAIPFPLSQVRFFDAQHGWIVGYGTILYTEDGGKSWRLCQG; the protein is encoded by the coding sequence ATGGAGCGAAACCTCCACGCATACAGCTTAATCAAGACGCTCTTTGTCCTAGTCGCGCTCGCGACTGCCGCGTGTCATCGCGAAGTTGCACTGCCGCCGTTGCCGCTTCGCAATATCACGCTGACCGACAAGTTTTTCGATGTATGGCCGACCAGCCCGACGCGCGCGTTTGTCGTCGGCGATCGGGGCAAGGTGCTGTTGACCGAGGACGGCGGCCGTCATTTCAAGCGGATCGACATCGGCACCCAGCTGGGCGTCTTCGGAATCCAGATGGCCGACGATCAGAACGGCTACCTGTGCGGGCAGGACGGCCTGGTGATGCGCACGCGCGACGGCGGCAAGAGGTGGGAGCGTCTGAACTCGCGAACGCATCTGTTCATTTTCGGGCTGTCGTTTCCCGACGCGATGCACGGTTTCTTTGTTGGCGACCGCGCGCTGGTGCTGAGCACGACCAACGGCGGCGAGAGTTTCATCAAGCGCCAGTTGCAGCGGCTGTTTCCGGAGGCGCTGGCCGACTACGCGCTGCCGTACGAGGAGCCGGTGCTTTACAGTGCGAGTTTCCTCGACGACGATCACGGATGGGTGGTCGGCGAGTTGGGGCGCATCTGGGCGACCGAAAATGGCGGCAAGAGCTGGCAGGAGCAGCAGCAACCGCTGGTGGCGCAATGGAAACGTCCGCTCGGACCCGGCGACGATCCGCGCTTCGCCGATTTTATCCTGCCGACTTTTTTCAGCGTCTCGTTCCGCGATCAAAAGCATGGCGCGGCGTGCGGACTGGAGGGATGGGTGGTGCAGACCGACGACGGCGGCAAGAGCTGGCGGTTTGCCCATCAGGCGGCCAAGCCGGGCGCGGCGCCCGACACGCTGGTTGCGGGAGCGCTGCAGATTCCGGCGCGCGATCCGCTGTTCTCGATCGATCTGTATGCCGGCGACCAGGGAATCACCACCGGATTGACGGGCACCGTGCTTCGGCTTCAGCCCAACGGCGCATGGGCGCACGATCCGAGTGTGCCCGCGATACCGTTCCCGCTCAGCCAGGTGCGGTTCTTCGACGCGCAGCACGGATGGATCGTCGGCTACGGCACCATCCTGTACACCGAGGACGGCGGCAAGAGCTGGCGCTTGTGCCAGGGTTGA
- a CDS encoding ribonuclease H — MALSPTEYLVYADGSCLGNPGPGGWGVVIRHPDGVVTELNGHDPSTTNNRMELMGAIEGLRATQRGAHVTVRSDSRYLVNSMTLHYKRNKNHDLWKLLDAETAARRVQFEWVRGHDTDPINNRADQLAMMGANGRLVADGALPDRSRTRRIARALKTGDSADAAELMGRLKPGESIRECAACGAKFVSLGGGENDFCSHARCQLEARRG; from the coding sequence GTGGCACTCTCACCCACAGAATATCTCGTTTACGCCGACGGCTCCTGTCTCGGTAACCCGGGGCCGGGCGGATGGGGCGTCGTGATCCGCCATCCCGATGGCGTTGTGACCGAACTCAACGGCCACGATCCTTCAACCACCAACAACCGGATGGAATTGATGGGCGCGATCGAGGGCTTGCGCGCGACCCAGCGCGGCGCCCACGTCACTGTACGCAGTGACAGCAGGTACCTCGTCAATTCGATGACGCTTCATTACAAGCGCAACAAGAATCACGATTTGTGGAAACTGCTCGACGCCGAAACGGCGGCGCGGCGCGTGCAATTCGAATGGGTTCGCGGACACGACACCGATCCGATCAACAATCGCGCCGACCAACTCGCCATGATGGGTGCCAATGGCCGGCTGGTTGCCGATGGAGCGTTGCCGGATCGATCGCGGACGCGGCGTATCGCGCGGGCCTTGAAGACCGGCGACTCAGCCGACGCGGCCGAGCTCATGGGGCGGCTCAAGCCCGGCGAATCGATTCGCGAATGCGCGGCATGCGGCGCGAAGTTTGTAAGCCTCGGCGGTGGCGAAAACGACTTCTGCTCGCACGCCCGCTGCCAGCTTGAAGCGCGCCGTGGCTGA
- the trxB gene encoding thioredoxin-disulfide reductase: MADEINKVVILGSGPAGLTAALYTARANLSPLVIEGNEPGGQLTITTEVENYPGFEHGIQGPEMMDVFRRQVTRFGTRFMTGAVTEVRLGKRPFELVMDGKLVKAETVIISTGASAKLLGIESEKRLMGYGVSACATCDGAFFKGKEALVIGGGDTALEEANFLTRFVTKATIVHRRDALRASKIMQDRVRRNPKIAFIWDSVIDEIFGDPKNGVSGVRLKNRKTGATAEHKTDAVFVAIGHQPNTALFKGQLTMDEIGYLKVKPGSTYTNIDGVFAAGDVADSVYRQAVTAAGTGCMAAIDAERWLEAQEAGRR; this comes from the coding sequence ATGGCTGACGAAATCAACAAGGTCGTAATCCTCGGTTCCGGTCCCGCCGGACTAACCGCGGCGCTCTATACCGCGCGCGCCAATCTCAGTCCGCTGGTGATCGAAGGAAATGAACCCGGCGGCCAACTCACCATCACCACGGAGGTCGAGAACTATCCGGGCTTCGAGCATGGCATCCAGGGCCCCGAGATGATGGACGTGTTCCGGCGCCAGGTGACTCGCTTCGGCACGCGTTTCATGACCGGCGCAGTGACCGAGGTGCGCCTGGGCAAGCGGCCTTTTGAACTGGTGATGGATGGCAAGCTGGTCAAGGCCGAGACCGTGATCATTTCGACCGGCGCGTCGGCAAAGCTGCTCGGAATCGAATCGGAAAAACGCTTGATGGGTTACGGTGTGAGCGCATGCGCCACCTGCGACGGCGCATTCTTCAAAGGCAAGGAAGCGCTCGTGATTGGCGGCGGCGATACCGCGCTGGAGGAGGCGAACTTCTTGACCAGATTCGTCACCAAAGCCACGATCGTGCATCGCCGCGACGCGCTGCGTGCATCGAAGATCATGCAGGATCGCGTGCGCCGCAATCCGAAGATCGCGTTCATCTGGGATTCGGTAATCGACGAGATTTTTGGCGACCCGAAAAACGGCGTGAGCGGCGTCAGGTTGAAAAATCGCAAGACCGGCGCGACCGCCGAGCATAAGACCGACGCCGTTTTCGTCGCGATCGGGCATCAGCCAAACACCGCGCTGTTCAAGGGCCAGCTCACGATGGACGAGATCGGCTACCTGAAAGTGAAACCGGGATCGACCTACACCAACATCGACGGTGTGTTCGCGGCCGGCGACGTCGCCGACAGCGTCTATCGGCAGGCGGTCACGGCCGCGGGCACGGGATGCATGGCGGCGATCGACGCGGAGCGCTGGCTGGAAGCGCAAGAAGCCGGCCGGCGATGA
- a CDS encoding isoprenylcysteine carboxylmethyltransferase family protein: MASEMDQEAPQSNSKATGGLTPAAALLAADAAAPGAHPHFIRSLALRFAEEAIFLTAVIGALAMGLGITSYFTEHHYVLAYLAAYAGFRFADLIVREDAEDRSAHEELSQRIAVQLPLLVTFVAAPFERTYVYGGSAPAFVSALGLLIALWGMWLALGARVQLGFFTSGRTAEHSVLVKSGFYRYVRHPIYAGTYLVTFGWPLIYGAPITAVLTLIVGGIFAHRRMKSEEAEMRAQFGEEYDAYIRETDALVPSIW, from the coding sequence ATGGCGAGTGAAATGGATCAGGAGGCGCCGCAGTCCAACAGCAAGGCAACCGGAGGATTGACGCCGGCTGCCGCGTTGCTCGCCGCCGACGCCGCCGCGCCCGGCGCGCATCCGCATTTCATCCGCAGCCTGGCGCTGCGCTTCGCGGAGGAGGCGATCTTCCTGACAGCCGTCATCGGCGCGCTCGCGATGGGACTGGGAATCACCTCCTACTTTACCGAGCATCACTACGTGCTCGCATACCTGGCGGCATACGCGGGCTTTCGCTTTGCCGATTTGATCGTGCGCGAAGACGCCGAGGACCGTTCCGCACACGAAGAACTCAGCCAGCGGATCGCCGTGCAGCTCCCACTGCTGGTGACGTTTGTGGCGGCGCCGTTCGAGCGCACCTATGTTTACGGCGGCTCAGCGCCCGCATTCGTCAGCGCGCTTGGACTGCTGATCGCACTGTGGGGGATGTGGCTGGCGCTTGGCGCGCGGGTTCAGCTCGGATTTTTCACTTCGGGCAGGACGGCCGAGCATTCGGTGCTCGTCAAGAGCGGCTTCTATCGTTACGTCAGGCATCCGATCTACGCGGGTACGTATTTGGTGACGTTCGGATGGCCGCTCATCTACGGGGCGCCTATCACCGCGGTCCTGACGCTGATCGTCGGAGGGATTTTCGCGCATCGGCGAATGAAGTCCGAAGAGGCGGAGATGCGCGCGCAATTTGGCGAAGAGTACGACGCCTACATCCGCGAGACGGACGCGTTGGTTCCATCGATCTGGTAA
- the moaC gene encoding cyclic pyranopterin monophosphate synthase MoaC, with the protein MAGKKQSQKPRAVSTRLTHLDARGRIRMVDVGEKPVTRREAIARGQVRMAPATLQAVVGGKLKKGEALAAARIAGIMAAKRTHELIPLCHQIPLEVVEIDFRPDPAGASIQIQARTVTDARTGVEMEAMVAVSAAALTIYDMAKAIDRAMEIGAVRLVAKRGGRSGDFARAGEQPWPAR; encoded by the coding sequence ATGGCGGGCAAGAAACAATCCCAAAAGCCGCGCGCCGTCTCCACGCGGCTGACGCATCTTGATGCGCGCGGGCGAATCCGGATGGTCGATGTCGGCGAAAAACCGGTAACGCGGCGCGAGGCGATCGCGCGCGGCCAGGTCCGGATGGCGCCGGCCACCCTTCAAGCGGTAGTCGGCGGGAAACTCAAAAAAGGCGAGGCGCTGGCGGCGGCGCGCATCGCGGGAATAATGGCGGCGAAACGCACCCATGAGTTGATTCCGCTATGCCATCAGATCCCGCTCGAAGTCGTCGAAATCGATTTCAGACCCGATCCCGCCGGAGCCTCGATCCAAATCCAGGCGCGCACCGTCACCGACGCGCGCACCGGCGTCGAGATGGAGGCGATGGTCGCGGTGAGCGCGGCGGCATTGACGATTTACGACATGGCCAAGGCTATCGATCGCGCGATGGAAATCGGCGCAGTCCGGCTGGTCGCAAAACGCGGCGGCCGCAGCGGCGACTTCGCCCGCGCCGGCGAGCAGCCATGGCCGGCGCGGTGA